The following DNA comes from Mucisphaera calidilacus.
ACGACTTGGCGCAGGCGGGCCTCGTCGAGTCGGTCGCTAGTGACGAGCCAGCCGATGCCGACGGCGGCGGCGAGGAGGTGGGCGAGGACGATGAGGTTGAAGCCGAACCAGAGTGATTTCATGCGGTGGCCCTCCGGCTGAGGGTCATCTGGTTGGCGGCTTCATCGAGCGCGTTGGTCTCGCGTCGGTTGAGGTTGCGTTTCCATTCGGTCAGTTCGCGGTCGTGGAGCAGTTCGAGCGCCTTGCGTCGTTGGATGGCGTGGTTGAGGCGCAGGCGTGCGGCATTGATGTGGGGCTCGGCGGCGGCGATCTGGCGGACGATGCCCTGTCCGGCGGCGAGCATGTGGTTGCTGTGTCGGCCGAACTGCGTGACGGCGGGGAGGTCGAGTGTGCCGACGAGGGCGTCGCGGAGGCCGGTCTTGCTCTGGCTGATGCGTTGCTGGGTGTCGACGAGCCGTGCGTGGAGTTGATCCCGTCGTCCGAGCAGCTCGGCGAGTTCG
Coding sequences within:
- the fliJ gene encoding flagellar export protein FliJ, which translates into the protein MPRFRFRFQKLLEERRRAEQQAQRELAELLGRRDQLHARLVDTQQRISQSKTGLRDALVGTLDLPAVTQFGRHSNHMLAAGQGIVRQIAAAEPHINAARLRLNHAIQRRKALELLHDRELTEWKRNLNRRETNALDEAANQMTLSRRATA